A single region of the Anaerostipes rhamnosivorans genome encodes:
- a CDS encoding betaine/proline/choline family ABC transporter ATP-binding protein: protein MIEFQHVTKSFKDNKVLSDISLTIEDGELVAIIGSSGCGKTTTLKMINRLIRPTKGKIFIDGNDIEDMNKVEMRRNIGYVIQQAGLFPHMTVRENIELIQRLEKKNDEEIRKNTDYLMDMVGLEGEEFLDRYPNDLSGGQQQRVGVARALANNPKIILMDEPFSALDPMTRVSLQDELIALHEKVDTTIVFVTHDMDEAIKIADKICIMKDGHILQYDTPEEILKNPANEFVENFVGKNRIWGSPEYIKVEDIMIENPVTCSGDLSRSRCVKRMKERHVDTLLVVDQDRKLKGMVNRKALYRAKNPLAAAETMMKTDVLTASPDDNILQLLKLIDEYDVGNIPVVDENEKVLGLITNSNLISTLSQQYLTEDEEETEGEPPEGSHAEMTEEEV, encoded by the coding sequence ATGATTGAGTTTCAACACGTAACGAAGAGTTTTAAAGATAATAAAGTCCTGTCGGATATCTCTCTGACGATTGAAGATGGGGAACTGGTGGCGATCATTGGTTCCAGCGGCTGTGGCAAGACCACAACGCTTAAAATGATCAACCGGCTGATCCGTCCGACGAAAGGCAAGATTTTCATCGACGGGAATGACATTGAAGATATGAACAAAGTCGAGATGCGGCGCAATATCGGATATGTGATACAGCAGGCGGGACTGTTTCCCCATATGACTGTCAGAGAGAACATCGAACTGATCCAGAGATTGGAAAAAAAGAATGATGAAGAGATCAGGAAAAATACAGATTATCTCATGGATATGGTCGGACTCGAAGGAGAGGAATTCCTCGACCGCTATCCCAATGACTTAAGCGGCGGACAGCAGCAGCGAGTAGGTGTTGCCAGGGCGCTTGCCAATAACCCAAAGATTATTTTGATGGATGAGCCGTTTTCAGCGCTGGACCCTATGACAAGAGTCAGCCTCCAGGATGAACTGATCGCTCTCCATGAGAAGGTGGACACAACCATCGTATTTGTCACCCACGATATGGATGAGGCCATCAAGATCGCAGATAAGATTTGTATTATGAAAGACGGACACATTCTCCAATATGATACACCGGAAGAGATTCTTAAAAATCCGGCCAATGAGTTTGTAGAAAACTTCGTAGGAAAAAACCGTATCTGGGGATCACCGGAATACATAAAGGTGGAAGATATCATGATCGAGAATCCAGTCACCTGTTCCGGGGACCTGTCCAGAAGCCGGTGTGTGAAAAGGATGAAAGAACGCCATGTAGATACACTGCTTGTAGTGGATCAAGACAGGAAACTTAAGGGTATGGTCAACAGGAAAGCCCTCTACAGGGCTAAGAATCCGCTGGCTGCAGCGGAGACTATGATGAAGACAGATGTCCTGACCGCAAGCCCGGATGACAACATCCTCCAGCTTTTAAAGCTGATCGATGAGTATGACGTAGGAAACATCCCTGTGGTAGACGAAAATGAAAAGGTGCTGGGTCTGATCACAAACAGTAATCTGATCTCTACATTGAGCCAGCAGTATTTGACAGAGGATGAAGAAGAAACAGAGGGAGAACCGCCAGAAGGTTCCCATGCAGAAATGACAGAGGAGGAGGTGTAA
- a CDS encoding ABC transporter permease/substrate-binding protein, with protein sequence MEFIQYMIQNKQQIFSLVTEHIELTAIAVGCSILVGVPLGILISYVKNLNKPVLGVANVVQAIPSMALLGLSIPLLGIGTLPAVVMVIIYSLLPIIKNTFTGINSISPEMVEAAKGIGLTKAQVLFKVKIPLALPIIMAGVRISAVTAVGLMTMAAFIGAGGLGYLVFSGIRTVNNAQILAGAIPSCILALLVDYLAGLIEKLVTPISLQQGYEGSKEQLKRKRRRQKGVLALVGVLIVVIMGNSIISSFKGDDKRIAIGSKDFTEQLVLCNLYADVIEDKTDIKVDRRENLGGSEVCYEAQDKGEIDMYVEYTGTAYMNIMKQESTNDMDKVYQALKKYFKEKNNFEVLDQTKFNNTYTLAVSKETAKKYNLNRISDLRKSGSQLSIGSTLEFLNRADGLPGLCETYGFKFKGETGIDGSPRYTALENKKVDVVDAFATDGLLKKFKLKVLEDDKKYFPPYYAVPVIREDTLNQYPELKKVINDLSSQLTNDAMMEMNYEVDELGKEPREVAHNYLVKQGLIKE encoded by the coding sequence ATGGAATTTATTCAGTATATGATACAAAATAAACAACAGATTTTTTCTCTTGTGACAGAACATATCGAACTCACCGCCATTGCGGTGGGATGCTCTATTCTCGTCGGTGTGCCTCTCGGAATATTGATCAGCTATGTAAAGAATCTAAACAAGCCGGTTCTAGGAGTGGCAAATGTAGTACAGGCGATCCCAAGTATGGCACTTTTAGGACTGTCTATTCCGCTTCTAGGAATCGGGACCCTTCCTGCCGTGGTGATGGTTATCATTTATTCACTGCTGCCGATCATTAAGAACACATTTACTGGTATTAACAGTATCAGTCCGGAAATGGTGGAAGCGGCCAAGGGAATCGGCTTAACAAAAGCACAGGTGCTGTTTAAGGTCAAAATACCGCTGGCTCTGCCGATCATCATGGCAGGTGTCCGTATCTCTGCGGTAACGGCAGTGGGACTTATGACCATGGCTGCCTTTATCGGTGCCGGAGGACTTGGATATCTGGTATTTTCAGGAATCCGTACAGTTAACAACGCACAGATCCTGGCAGGTGCTATCCCGTCATGTATCTTAGCTCTTTTGGTAGACTATCTGGCGGGGCTGATTGAAAAGCTTGTGACGCCGATCAGTCTGCAGCAGGGATATGAAGGTTCAAAGGAACAGTTAAAAAGAAAGAGACGCCGCCAGAAAGGTGTGCTGGCACTGGTAGGAGTCCTGATCGTTGTGATCATGGGCAACTCCATCATCTCAAGCTTCAAGGGAGATGACAAGAGGATAGCCATTGGAAGTAAAGACTTTACGGAACAGCTGGTTCTCTGTAATCTCTATGCCGATGTGATCGAGGACAAGACAGATATCAAGGTGGACCGGAGAGAAAATCTCGGAGGCAGTGAGGTCTGCTATGAAGCCCAGGATAAAGGCGAGATCGATATGTATGTGGAATACACAGGAACTGCATATATGAACATTATGAAACAGGAATCCACCAACGATATGGATAAAGTCTATCAGGCTTTGAAGAAATACTTTAAAGAGAAAAATAATTTTGAAGTATTGGATCAGACAAAGTTTAACAATACTTATACATTGGCCGTGAGCAAAGAGACGGCCAAGAAGTATAATCTTAATAGGATCAGTGATCTGAGGAAAAGCGGATCCCAGCTGAGCATCGGTTCCACACTGGAATTCTTAAACCGTGCGGACGGTCTTCCGGGATTATGTGAAACTTACGGTTTTAAGTTTAAGGGTGAGACCGGCATTGACGGTTCTCCGAGATATACAGCACTGGAGAATAAGAAAGTGGACGTTGTAGACGCATTTGCGACAGACGGCCTATTAAAGAAGTTTAAACTGAAGGTATTGGAAGATGACAAAAAATATTTCCCTCCGTACTATGCGGTGCCGGTGATCAGAGAGGATACTCTCAATCAATATCCTGAGCTGAAAAAAGTCATCAACGACTTAAGTTCTCAGCTGACCAATGACGCTATGATGGAGATGAATTACGAAGTAGATGAATTGGGAAAAGAACCGAGAGAAGTTGCACACAACTATCTGGTAAAACAGGGACTGATAAAAGAATAA
- a CDS encoding PTS system mannose/fructose/sorbose family transporter subunit IID — MGITLFQALLLGLICGLAKAIIFYTPSAFMINTVVFNAVVVGAVLGDMKTAMIIGASLQLIYLGVISAGGNQPTDPCLASYIAIPVAMASGLNTTAAVAIAVPIGLLGAQLQNLVYLMAGFFAQRADQFAGKGDAGGMTRWAVLYCGCVKTLIFMVPVTLALYFGSGALQGVLDHIPAAVTNGLAAMGACLPAVGFAIIASLISKPKYLPFFFAGFFLIEYTKIGTIPLLLAGLFLTFLYLTFTDKGKETDLDEEDDEEEEPEAEGQKLLSKKDIFKAWLIWWTTAEISHSFERMQAPSFCTALVPALKRYYPKKEDQPKFVEALKRNMTFFNTEGHWGGGTILGLTLALEEKKSQNYEAIPGEVIVNLKTGLMGPLAGIGDTISWSTLMYLLIGLFLPLAKSGNALGGIAPFVLLTVICFSIGLFLTQKCYQFGYSFAENMLKSGLVNKVITGASILGLFMMGGLASTYVTVSTPLKLATSSYSITLQSIFDSIVPGLLPLVVVLCVWGYLSKIKRNYFAATLGVTVLSLILGCIGIIGG; from the coding sequence ATGGGAATCACTTTGTTTCAAGCGTTGCTTTTAGGCCTGATCTGCGGCCTTGCAAAGGCAATTATTTTTTACACGCCATCAGCGTTTATGATCAACACAGTCGTTTTTAATGCAGTCGTTGTTGGAGCTGTTCTGGGAGATATGAAGACGGCAATGATCATAGGTGCTTCATTACAGCTGATCTATCTGGGCGTTATCTCCGCGGGGGGAAACCAGCCGACAGATCCATGTCTGGCATCGTACATTGCCATACCGGTGGCAATGGCGTCCGGACTCAACACAACTGCCGCGGTGGCTATCGCAGTGCCCATCGGGCTTCTGGGGGCACAGCTTCAAAATCTTGTCTATTTAATGGCCGGTTTTTTTGCCCAGAGAGCGGATCAGTTTGCAGGAAAAGGTGATGCAGGAGGGATGACACGCTGGGCGGTTTTATACTGCGGATGCGTAAAGACACTGATATTTATGGTTCCGGTCACCTTGGCGCTGTACTTTGGAAGCGGGGCTCTGCAGGGAGTGCTGGACCATATCCCTGCCGCGGTGACCAACGGACTGGCGGCTATGGGCGCGTGCCTGCCGGCGGTAGGTTTTGCCATCATCGCAAGCCTGATCTCAAAGCCAAAGTATCTGCCGTTCTTTTTCGCAGGATTTTTCCTGATCGAATATACGAAAATCGGAACGATACCACTGCTGCTGGCAGGTCTTTTTCTCACTTTCCTGTATCTTACTTTCACAGACAAAGGGAAGGAGACAGATCTGGACGAAGAAGATGATGAGGAGGAAGAACCTGAAGCGGAAGGACAAAAACTGCTCAGCAAAAAAGACATTTTTAAAGCTTGGCTGATCTGGTGGACAACGGCGGAGATAAGCCACAGCTTTGAGAGAATGCAGGCTCCCAGTTTCTGTACGGCTTTAGTTCCTGCACTGAAAAGATACTACCCTAAAAAAGAGGATCAACCGAAGTTTGTCGAAGCATTAAAGAGAAATATGACATTTTTTAATACGGAAGGTCATTGGGGTGGAGGAACGATACTGGGTCTTACCCTGGCTCTGGAAGAGAAAAAGTCACAAAATTATGAGGCGATCCCGGGGGAAGTGATCGTCAATCTTAAAACAGGTCTTATGGGTCCTCTGGCAGGGATTGGGGACACCATTTCCTGGTCAACCCTGATGTATCTGCTGATTGGATTGTTCCTGCCTCTTGCCAAGAGCGGAAACGCACTGGGAGGTATTGCGCCGTTTGTACTGCTGACGGTCATATGTTTTAGCATCGGCCTGTTTCTGACTCAGAAGTGCTACCAGTTTGGTTACTCCTTTGCGGAAAACATGTTAAAGTCCGGACTGGTAAATAAAGTGATCACAGGGGCAAGTATCTTAGGACTGTTTATGATGGGGGGACTGGCTTCCACCTATGTGACGGTTTCTACACCGCTGAAACTTGCCACCAGCAGTTATTCCATTACGCTGCAGTCCATCTTTGACTCCATCGTGCCGGGGCTTCTGCCTCTTGTGGTGGTGCTCTGTGTATGGGGTTACTTATCAAAGATTAAAAGAAACTATTTTGCGGCCACCCTGGGAGTCACAGTACTCTCACTCATTCTTGGATGCATCGGCATCATAGGGGGATGA
- a CDS encoding zinc-dependent alcohol dehydrogenase, producing MEPTTMKFGCLVKKGVAEVRERELPDVGDHQVLLKMKACNICTTDYGQWLGLREHQGYPMAGGHEASGEVIKVGKKVDDYQVGDLVATGYNGCGHCMACRNGDVDACKSKTKTSEDGYCFSFFGFSDYCVKDAKSIYKVNPEMNPSEAGFLEPLATVLHGIKKIQIRPFENVVIIGAGTMGLVNAQAAKAYGARVIVSEIIPKKIQTARDMGFEVIDGGTEDPVKKVMELTQEEGADTVIIAVGNTNANQQALEMIRELDGKILLFAAGYPAPEMDVDPNTLHYRRISLIGTFGANHKDFMESAKALSAGIVDVSKLIEPKTFCLDQIQEAFEEASKPGMYRVSVLLD from the coding sequence ATGGAACCAACAACAATGAAATTTGGATGCCTGGTGAAAAAGGGAGTGGCAGAAGTCCGGGAAAGGGAGCTGCCGGATGTGGGAGACCACCAGGTACTGCTTAAGATGAAAGCCTGCAATATCTGTACAACAGATTACGGGCAGTGGCTGGGGCTCAGGGAGCATCAGGGATACCCTATGGCGGGGGGACATGAAGCCTCTGGAGAGGTGATCAAAGTCGGAAAGAAGGTGGACGATTACCAGGTTGGGGATCTGGTGGCCACGGGCTACAACGGATGCGGCCACTGTATGGCCTGCAGGAACGGTGACGTGGATGCTTGCAAGTCAAAGACAAAAACATCTGAGGATGGATATTGTTTCAGTTTTTTTGGATTTTCAGACTACTGTGTGAAAGACGCAAAAAGTATTTATAAAGTGAATCCTGAGATGAATCCGTCCGAGGCGGGATTTTTAGAGCCGCTGGCGACCGTACTGCACGGCATTAAAAAAATCCAGATCAGACCGTTTGAAAACGTGGTCATCATCGGGGCAGGGACCATGGGGCTGGTAAATGCGCAGGCCGCCAAAGCCTATGGTGCCAGAGTGATCGTCTCTGAGATCATACCGAAAAAAATCCAGACTGCAAGAGACATGGGATTTGAGGTGATCGACGGAGGCACTGAAGATCCTGTAAAAAAAGTGATGGAGCTTACACAGGAAGAAGGGGCGGATACCGTCATCATCGCAGTGGGAAATACAAACGCCAACCAGCAGGCACTGGAGATGATAAGGGAACTGGACGGCAAGATTTTGTTGTTTGCGGCAGGATATCCTGCTCCTGAGATGGACGTTGATCCGAATACGCTCCACTACAGGAGGATCAGCCTGATCGGAACCTTTGGGGCAAACCACAAGGATTTTATGGAATCAGCAAAGGCGTTAAGTGCAGGGATCGTAGATGTTTCTAAACTGATTGAGCCGAAAACATTCTGCCTCGATCAGATACAGGAAGCATTTGAGGAAGCAAGCAAGCCCGGTATGTACAGAGTCAGTGTCTTACTAGATTAA
- a CDS encoding PTS sugar transporter subunit IIB, which yields MAKRLAVRIDDRLIHGQVVTQWVNIFKADHIIVIDDQVAADKMQKSILKFAAPPDIKVSIYSSDKAAEQWQKNQFGKGSVFVLFKQVGQIEKTADLGIVFDEITIGQMAVTGERKQIYKQVGLSKAEAETLLDLEKRGIKFSFQMIPTDKKIGLQERIKKVFPDLL from the coding sequence ATGGCAAAAAGATTGGCAGTAAGGATCGATGACAGGCTGATTCACGGACAAGTAGTGACGCAATGGGTGAACATTTTTAAGGCAGACCACATCATAGTGATCGACGATCAGGTGGCGGCAGACAAGATGCAGAAAAGTATTTTGAAATTTGCCGCCCCGCCGGACATAAAAGTCAGTATCTACTCTTCTGACAAGGCGGCAGAACAGTGGCAGAAAAACCAGTTTGGAAAGGGCAGTGTGTTTGTCTTATTCAAACAGGTGGGACAGATCGAAAAAACCGCGGATTTGGGAATTGTATTTGACGAGATCACCATCGGCCAGATGGCTGTGACCGGGGAACGGAAACAGATTTACAAACAGGTTGGCTTATCAAAAGCAGAAGCAGAGACATTACTCGACTTAGAAAAAAGAGGGATCAAGTTTAGCTTTCAGATGATCCCCACGGATAAAAAGATAGGGTTGCAGGAACGGATAAAAAAAGTCTTTCCGGACCTGTTATAA
- a CDS encoding GNAT family N-acetyltransferase: MKIETERLMILPLTPEQLDLWTCNLAELEKELNCSYQAEPMEGMFREIVCAQADKAKRDPANYLWHTFWFILRKLDRCVVGSIDFKDIPNIEGEVEIGYGLGRSFEHNGYMTETVQAFCDWALGQEGVGHIIAETEIEGLSSQKILRKIGFKEYDRKDTVWWRYSNII, translated from the coding sequence ATGAAGATCGAAACTGAAAGGCTTATGATCCTTCCTCTTACACCGGAACAGCTTGACTTATGGACATGCAATCTGGCAGAGCTTGAAAAAGAACTAAACTGTTCCTATCAAGCGGAACCAATGGAGGGGATGTTCCGTGAGATTGTATGCGCGCAGGCAGATAAAGCAAAAAGAGATCCTGCAAATTATCTATGGCATACATTCTGGTTTATTTTGAGAAAATTGGACCGCTGTGTCGTTGGATCCATTGATTTTAAAGATATTCCGAACATAGAAGGCGAGGTTGAAATAGGATACGGTCTGGGAAGGAGCTTTGAACATAACGGTTATATGACCGAAACGGTCCAGGCATTTTGTGACTGGGCACTGGGGCAGGAGGGAGTCGGTCATATCATTGCGGAAACCGAGATTGAGGGACTTTCATCACAGAAGATTTTGCGAAAAATCGGCTTCAAAGAATATGACAGAAAGGATACTGTGTGGTGGCGTTATTCAAATATAATATGA
- a CDS encoding sugar-binding transcriptional regulator, with protein MESVKEERFVLKVVEMYYKQGLSQSEIGKKLNVSRTKISRTLSRARTEGYVQIKINYPKNSMISVEEQLEKKFGLKEAIIAYERDSESISDEVAFLASDYIVRVLKNKMILALTRGTTLQKTIACLEHDMRLKFLKLEDVKVIPLMGATNISLEEDKNYRAAYSNYLIDEAARIINANSYQILAPQYVTDPGVKENLMKEETVKEVIDLAKNADIAVFGIGTLNENSATINAKIVPMEEFKRLQEKGGVGEVLSRVFDKEGNLISDDFDRRLICLGLEDLKKIPIRVGVAYGIEKTDAILGALRGGIVNVLITDSEVAAALNQNRR; from the coding sequence ATGGAGAGCGTGAAAGAAGAGCGGTTTGTCTTAAAAGTAGTAGAAATGTATTACAAGCAGGGTTTGTCCCAAAGCGAGATCGGAAAGAAGCTCAATGTTTCCAGGACAAAGATATCTAGGACTTTGTCAAGAGCCAGGACAGAGGGATATGTCCAGATCAAGATCAATTATCCGAAGAATTCTATGATCAGCGTGGAAGAGCAGCTGGAAAAGAAGTTCGGGTTAAAAGAAGCGATTATTGCATATGAGCGGGACAGTGAAAGTATCAGTGATGAAGTAGCGTTCCTGGCCTCTGATTATATTGTCAGAGTCCTGAAAAATAAAATGATCCTGGCACTCACCAGGGGGACTACTCTGCAAAAGACCATCGCATGTTTGGAGCATGATATGAGACTGAAGTTCTTAAAGCTGGAAGACGTGAAGGTCATCCCGCTGATGGGAGCTACCAATATATCTTTGGAGGAGGACAAGAACTATCGTGCTGCGTACTCCAACTACTTGATTGATGAGGCGGCCAGGATCATCAATGCCAACAGTTATCAGATCCTGGCGCCGCAGTATGTGACAGATCCCGGAGTAAAAGAGAATCTGATGAAAGAAGAAACCGTGAAGGAAGTGATCGATCTGGCAAAGAATGCGGATATCGCCGTGTTTGGCATCGGAACGCTCAACGAAAATTCTGCGACCATCAACGCCAAAATCGTTCCCATGGAGGAATTTAAAAGACTTCAGGAAAAGGGAGGAGTAGGTGAGGTGCTTTCCAGAGTTTTTGACAAAGAAGGGAATCTGATCTCTGATGATTTTGACCGGAGGCTGATCTGCCTGGGATTAGAGGATTTAAAAAAGATACCGATCCGGGTCGGGGTAGCTTACGGTATTGAAAAAACAGATGCAATCCTTGGAGCTTTAAGGGGTGGAATTGTCAATGTGCTGATCACGGACAGTGAAGTTGCCGCAGCTCTGAACCAGAATAGGAGGTAA
- a CDS encoding iron-containing alcohol dehydrogenase, with protein MNNFTYSIPTKVHFGKGQIVHLKELRESGNKVLLVYGGGSIKKNGIYDRAVGLLKEAGLEIFELSGVEPNPKIESVRKGVALCQEHEIDMTLAIGGGSVIDCAKVIAAGVRYDGDPWDLVIDPKKIRGALPIYSVLTLAATGSEMDVFAVISDMDKNEKWGTSSDYLKPRMSVLDPEYTYSVSAKQTSAGTADIMSHILESYFTNVEHADVQARFAEGLLKICIENGPKALADPRDYDARANLMWASSMAINGIISGGAEVEWCVHPMEHELSAFYDITHGEGLAILTPHWMEFALNDSTAGKFADYGRNVWGITETDDITAAKEAVKCTRNFFKQMNLPSTLSEVGIDDKYFEVMADKAEKGCKGSFVPLTAADIIKIYEASK; from the coding sequence ATGAACAACTTTACATATTCAATTCCCACAAAGGTGCATTTCGGAAAGGGGCAGATTGTCCATCTGAAAGAACTGAGAGAAAGCGGGAATAAGGTGCTGCTGGTCTACGGAGGAGGAAGCATCAAAAAGAACGGAATCTATGACAGGGCCGTCGGGCTTTTAAAAGAGGCCGGCCTCGAGATCTTTGAACTTTCAGGGGTAGAGCCGAACCCAAAGATTGAGTCTGTCCGCAAGGGAGTTGCGTTGTGCCAAGAACATGAAATCGACATGACGCTTGCTATCGGCGGCGGAAGTGTCATAGACTGTGCGAAAGTCATTGCAGCAGGTGTCCGGTATGACGGAGATCCTTGGGATCTGGTCATTGATCCGAAGAAGATCAGAGGGGCTCTGCCTATTTACAGTGTACTCACATTGGCGGCCACAGGCTCTGAGATGGATGTGTTTGCGGTAATCTCTGATATGGACAAGAATGAAAAATGGGGCACTTCAAGTGATTATTTGAAACCAAGGATGTCAGTGCTGGATCCGGAGTATACCTATTCTGTTTCGGCAAAACAGACATCGGCAGGTACAGCAGATATTATGAGTCATATTCTGGAAAGTTATTTTACCAACGTTGAACATGCGGACGTGCAGGCCCGCTTTGCAGAGGGGCTTTTGAAAATATGCATTGAAAACGGGCCAAAAGCGCTGGCAGATCCCAGGGACTATGACGCAAGGGCAAATCTGATGTGGGCGTCCAGTATGGCGATCAATGGGATCATCAGCGGAGGCGCGGAAGTGGAATGGTGTGTTCATCCAATGGAACATGAGTTAAGTGCATTCTACGATATCACCCACGGGGAAGGTCTGGCGATCCTGACACCTCACTGGATGGAGTTTGCGCTGAACGATAGTACCGCTGGAAAGTTTGCGGACTACGGAAGAAATGTATGGGGGATTACAGAAACGGATGACATCACTGCCGCAAAAGAAGCGGTCAAATGTACCAGAAACTTTTTCAAACAAATGAATCTTCCATCCACATTGTCGGAGGTAGGAATTGATGACAAGTATTTTGAGGTTATGGCAGATAAAGCCGAGAAAGGGTGCAAGGGTTCTTTTGTTCCTCTTACGGCAGCGGATATTATAAAGATATACGAAGCATCGAAGTAG
- a CDS encoding TIGR04076 family protein translates to MKKWYDEEYEFEIEVTGFLRSDHTERYCRNGEEIGDKYMCTYGCPVNADGQGICSKVMMMMFPVMEAVRSGGDLENIGGDGKYSKDIVCPDGCVVFRLTAKKLGNENFYKGKFFD, encoded by the coding sequence ATGAAAAAATGGTATGACGAGGAGTATGAGTTTGAAATCGAGGTGACGGGATTTCTCAGAAGTGACCACACAGAGCGGTATTGCAGGAACGGTGAGGAAATCGGAGATAAATATATGTGTACCTATGGCTGTCCTGTCAATGCGGATGGGCAGGGTATCTGCTCCAAGGTAATGATGATGATGTTTCCGGTCATGGAGGCTGTGAGAAGCGGAGGAGATCTTGAGAATATCGGCGGTGACGGAAAATACAGCAAGGATATTGTATGTCCGGATGGCTGTGTTGTGTTCAGGCTGACGGCAAAAAAACTCGGAAATGAAAATTTTTATAAGGGCAAATTTTTTGACTAG
- a CDS encoding class II fructose-bisphosphate aldolase — protein MIVTMDQILKKAKQDGYGVAAPNVWDRFTVKSVFEAARELKAPVVIDCAGIHDIEETADLVKFYEKKFPEVTAALNLDHGGDFEEIVAAVRFGFSSVMVDRSTLSLEENIKEVKEIVKIAHASGISVEAELGHVGQGFEYEQTRDSGLTRKEEAKRFVEETEVDCLAVSVGTSHGTYKGTPKLEFGLLGELHTLLEIPLVLHGGSGTGDENLKKAVQTGIQKVNLCTDLSNAGLTKLKSYLGIDYESMEKNGSLGEFGNPAANMWDVSKTMAGGYKEELKRYMILFGSDGRA, from the coding sequence ATGATAGTTACGATGGATCAGATACTGAAAAAAGCAAAGCAGGATGGTTACGGAGTGGCTGCTCCCAATGTGTGGGACAGATTTACCGTCAAGAGTGTCTTTGAAGCGGCCAGGGAACTGAAAGCTCCGGTGGTGATCGACTGTGCAGGGATACATGACATCGAGGAGACCGCAGACTTAGTCAAGTTTTATGAGAAAAAATTCCCGGAGGTCACCGCGGCTCTGAATCTGGACCACGGCGGTGACTTTGAGGAGATCGTAGCGGCGGTCCGTTTTGGATTTAGTTCTGTTATGGTAGACCGCTCCACTCTTTCCCTGGAGGAGAACATAAAAGAGGTAAAGGAGATCGTGAAGATCGCCCATGCGTCAGGGATTTCCGTGGAGGCAGAGCTTGGGCATGTGGGTCAGGGGTTTGAGTATGAGCAGACAAGAGACTCCGGGCTCACAAGAAAGGAAGAGGCTAAAAGATTTGTGGAAGAGACAGAAGTTGACTGCCTGGCGGTATCCGTAGGGACATCCCATGGAACTTATAAAGGGACACCGAAACTGGAGTTTGGGCTTCTGGGTGAGCTGCATACACTGCTTGAGATACCTCTGGTACTCCACGGCGGTTCTGGAACCGGAGACGAGAACCTTAAAAAAGCAGTTCAGACAGGGATCCAGAAGGTTAACCTCTGTACGGACTTGAGCAACGCAGGCCTTACGAAGCTGAAGTCCTATCTAGGTATCGATTACGAAAGCATGGAGAAAAACGGGTCACTCGGGGAGTTTGGAAATCCGGCGGCCAATATGTGGGATGTGTCCAAAACTATGGCCGGAGGTTATAAAGAGGAGTTAAAACGTTATATGATTCTTTTTGGAAGTGATGGAAGAGCATAA